In the Chryseobacterium sp. MYb264 genome, one interval contains:
- the bioD gene encoding dethiobiotin synthase, translating to MKIEIQSKKQKILFVTGIGTEVGKTVCSAVLTKCFNADYWKPVQSGDLDCSDSMKIKNWVGENTICHPETYRFQLAASPHQSAKEERIMIDLDEFKLPDTQNNLIIEGAGGLMVPLNNRDFMIDLIEKLNIPVVLVVRNYLGCINHTLLSILVLKQKNIKLEYIIINGNFPFETERIICENINPETKIIRIPDIENLTKENIESITKQLENR from the coding sequence ATGAAAATAGAAATACAAAGTAAAAAACAAAAAATCCTATTCGTCACAGGCATCGGAACCGAAGTAGGAAAAACCGTCTGTTCGGCAGTTTTAACGAAATGTTTTAATGCAGATTATTGGAAACCAGTACAATCAGGAGATTTAGATTGTTCGGACAGTATGAAAATTAAGAATTGGGTTGGAGAAAATACAATTTGTCATCCCGAAACTTATCGCTTTCAATTGGCTGCGTCACCACATCAATCGGCTAAGGAAGAGAGAATTATGATTGATTTAGATGAATTTAAACTTCCTGACACTCAAAATAATTTAATTATAGAAGGAGCAGGAGGATTGATGGTTCCTTTAAATAATAGAGATTTTATGATTGATTTAATTGAGAAATTAAACATTCCTGTCGTTTTGGTTGTCCGAAATTATTTAGGATGCATCAATCACACTTTACTATCCATTTTAGTTTTAAAACAAAAAAATATAAAACTGGAATATATCATTATTAACGGAAATTTTCCTTTTGAAACCGAAAGAATTATCTGTGAAAATATTAACCCTGAAACGAAAATTATAAGAATTCCAGACATCGAAAATTTAACAAAAGAAAACATAGAAAGTATTACAAAACAATTAGAAAATAGATGA